Proteins found in one Rhodobacteraceae bacterium D3-12 genomic segment:
- a CDS encoding alpha/beta hydrolase: MLPRVNDNREQRTRALYLTGNTTILACKHDPRFSIMLYIPESAWDEPDRPLDLLVAVHGTMRLQSEYRNAFSSFGKYNNCVILAPLFPVGVLGDLNAGGYKYMIEGDIRYDEVLLAMVDQAGELMKRQFEKFMLFGFSGGGHFTHRFLYLHPERLRAVSIGAPGSVTLLDETMDWWPGIRNFESVFGRGINFDALKQVKVHMSVGAADTEEWEITFPEDGPNVIPGANSAGKNRNQRLDTLRESLQARGVDVWHDVAPGVPHDMRGVFPYIERFFIDVLQNRLSEPGKR, encoded by the coding sequence ATGCTCCCTAGAGTGAATGACAATCGGGAACAGCGCACGCGCGCGCTCTATCTGACCGGCAACACAACGATATTGGCGTGCAAGCATGACCCGCGGTTTTCGATTATGCTCTATATTCCCGAAAGCGCGTGGGATGAGCCGGACCGCCCGCTCGATCTATTGGTCGCGGTACACGGCACCATGCGGTTGCAATCGGAATACCGAAACGCGTTCTCGAGCTTTGGAAAATACAATAACTGCGTGATCCTTGCGCCGCTCTTTCCTGTGGGCGTGTTGGGTGATCTGAATGCCGGCGGCTACAAGTACATGATCGAAGGCGATATTCGCTATGACGAGGTGTTGCTCGCGATGGTGGATCAGGCCGGAGAGCTGATGAAGCGGCAGTTTGAGAAATTCATGCTGTTCGGGTTTTCGGGCGGCGGGCATTTCACCCATCGGTTTCTTTACCTTCACCCGGAGCGGCTTAGGGCGGTGTCAATTGGCGCCCCCGGATCAGTGACTTTGTTGGACGAGACCATGGATTGGTGGCCGGGTATTCGGAATTTTGAAAGTGTTTTCGGGCGTGGCATTAACTTTGACGCATTGAAGCAGGTCAAAGTGCATATGTCGGTCGGCGCTGCCGATACCGAAGAATGGGAGATTACCTTCCCAGAGGATGGACCGAATGTCATTCCGGGCGCAAATAGTGCCGGCAAGAACCGTAATCAGCGCCTCGATACGTTGCGAGAGTCTCTACAAGCGCGAGGCGTTGATGTTTGGCATGATGTGGCGCCCGGTGTGCCGCACGACATGCGCGGGGTGTTTCCCTACATCGAGCGGTTTTTCATCGATGTTTTGCAAAACCGTTTGTCCGAGCCGGGGAAGCGGTGA
- a CDS encoding GntR family transcriptional regulator — protein sequence MTEPTTDTGAKTTPDDISQMLMADINNGILRRGEWLKQIDLERRYNCTRIKVRNALSYLHSQRLVEHIPNRGYRVPEPNPVREKEIGEVRSVLEAHAAADVVNSATEADIDRLQSLAEEFRDAAYNGTSFAQMQANRAFHAVLYGFCQNEFLHELILDMRRQGPAAPIGQWQTMAQLQSATQDHFDIVQAIRQRDLVALRGIIADHITGHINTSRQEIKDTSE from the coding sequence ATGACAGAACCAACGACCGATACCGGAGCGAAAACCACCCCCGACGATATTTCCCAAATGTTGATGGCTGACATTAACAACGGCATTTTGCGTCGCGGAGAATGGTTGAAGCAGATTGATCTGGAGCGACGTTACAATTGCACCCGCATAAAGGTCAGGAACGCACTCAGCTATCTGCATTCGCAGCGTTTGGTTGAGCATATTCCCAATCGCGGATACCGCGTTCCCGAGCCCAACCCGGTCCGTGAAAAAGAAATAGGCGAAGTGCGTTCTGTGCTCGAAGCCCACGCGGCAGCCGACGTCGTCAACAGCGCAACAGAAGCCGACATCGACAGGCTACAATCGCTTGCCGAAGAGTTCCGGGATGCCGCCTACAACGGCACTTCATTCGCTCAAATGCAGGCCAACCGCGCGTTCCACGCGGTGCTCTACGGGTTCTGCCAAAACGAATTTCTACATGAGCTGATTCTCGATATGCGTCGCCAAGGACCAGCGGCCCCGATTGGCCAATGGCAAACCATGGCACAACTCCAAAGCGCCACCCAAGATCATTTCGATATTGTTCAGGCAATCCGTCAACGTGATCTCGTGGCTCTGCGTGGGATCATCGCCGACCATATAACCGGCCATATCAACACAAGTAGACAAGAGATAAAGGACACGTCGGAATGA
- a CDS encoding alpha/beta hydrolase, producing MTLDPALQRMLAVSREQGGPALNELELSDARAAMREMFLKNGYPVNHAVEISHMSSDACGGSFGLHIYRPAHTQGPLPTIVYFHGGGFVLGDAATYDTHSRALAHLLGAAVVFVEYRLAPEHRYPAAVQDTYAVMDYLAKEAKTLGLDRQRIVAMGESAGGNLAVNAALHAHRIGGLRLNGLCLIYPLTDMRPLEEALDRYPSVEEFGTGTNLDLDEMQWFRENYLQSPEHGDLPENTLLFQPDLNLLPPTRIYVGACDPLRDMAVAFSSLLVENDIDAKTEILPGMMHSFMCQGTVSAAALRHFYRVVESLSELLK from the coding sequence ATGACACTCGATCCTGCTTTGCAAAGAATGCTCGCGGTTTCTCGTGAACAAGGCGGTCCAGCACTTAACGAACTTGAGCTTTCGGATGCCCGGGCTGCAATGCGGGAAATGTTTCTGAAAAATGGCTATCCGGTTAACCATGCCGTTGAAATATCCCATATGTCGTCAGACGCCTGTGGCGGTTCATTCGGTCTGCACATCTATCGACCGGCACATACCCAAGGGCCGCTTCCCACGATCGTCTATTTTCATGGGGGCGGTTTTGTTCTCGGTGACGCCGCCACCTATGACACCCATTCCCGCGCGCTTGCTCATTTGCTCGGCGCAGCTGTGGTCTTTGTCGAATACCGCCTCGCGCCGGAACATCGTTATCCTGCGGCTGTTCAAGATACTTATGCGGTTATGGATTACCTTGCAAAAGAAGCGAAAACGCTTGGGCTGGATCGGCAACGAATAGTCGCAATGGGGGAAAGCGCCGGCGGAAACCTCGCCGTCAACGCAGCTCTTCACGCGCATCGTATCGGGGGGCTACGCCTGAACGGGCTCTGCTTGATCTATCCGTTGACTGATATGCGCCCGCTAGAGGAGGCCCTTGATCGCTACCCTTCGGTTGAGGAATTTGGAACAGGAACAAACCTCGATCTGGATGAAATGCAGTGGTTTCGTGAAAACTATCTGCAAAGCCCGGAACACGGGGATTTGCCGGAAAACACCTTGCTATTCCAGCCCGATCTCAACCTCCTGCCGCCTACACGCATTTATGTCGGGGCCTGCGATCCCCTTCGCGACATGGCCGTGGCCTTTAGCTCACTGCTCGTAGAAAATGACATTGATGCCAAGACCGAAATCCTGCCAGGCATGATGCACAGCTTCATGTGCCAAGGAACCGTTTCAGCCGCAGCTCTCAGGCATTTCTATCGTGTCGTCGAAAGCCTGTCCGAACTGTTGAAGTAG
- a CDS encoding aldolase, which translates to MSEEAKLREDICTLAKSMFDRGLTCGASGNISARLSDGSLLVTPTGRAMGFLDPALLSHLGADGRFLSGDPPTKEVPLHTAFYDTRAGTGAVVHLHSTHSVALSMLPDTDADNVLPPLTPYSIMRLGKVKLLPFYMPGDPAMGEAVRGLAGKRSAVLLANHGPVVAGKDLWATAFAMEELEETAKLALLTRGFQPRELSSDQIAAVVRGFDVDW; encoded by the coding sequence ATGAGCGAAGAAGCAAAGCTGCGTGAAGATATTTGCACGCTGGCCAAGTCGATGTTTGACCGTGGGTTGACCTGTGGTGCCTCTGGCAACATCTCGGCGCGTCTTTCGGATGGATCGCTGCTGGTGACGCCAACGGGGCGGGCGATGGGGTTTCTCGATCCGGCGCTGCTTAGCCATCTCGGTGCGGACGGGCGATTTTTATCTGGCGACCCGCCGACCAAGGAGGTGCCGCTGCACACGGCATTTTATGACACGCGGGCTGGCACCGGGGCTGTTGTGCATTTGCATTCGACCCATTCAGTCGCCCTTTCGATGTTGCCAGATACTGATGCTGACAATGTCTTACCGCCTTTGACGCCTTATTCGATTATGCGGCTCGGTAAGGTGAAGCTTTTGCCGTTCTATATGCCCGGAGACCCGGCGATGGGTGAAGCCGTCCGGGGGCTGGCGGGTAAGCGATCTGCCGTGCTGCTTGCCAATCATGGGCCGGTTGTGGCGGGGAAAGATCTCTGGGCGACGGCTTTTGCAATGGAAGAACTGGAGGAAACCGCGAAGCTGGCTCTTTTGACGCGAGGCTTTCAACCTCGAGAATTATCGTCGGACCAGATTGCAGCCGTGGTGCGTGGCTTCGATGTCGATTGGTAG
- a CDS encoding four-carbon acid sugar kinase family protein translates to MKIGVIADDFTGGSDIALTLAEAGMPVVLYAGVPGTPADPHLGAGVVALKSRTAPVEEAVEQSLAACDWLLAQGATQIILKVCSTFDSTPAGNIGPVLDALAKRLGTEMSIVCPAFPENGRSVYQGHLFVGDRLLNESGMEDHPLTPMTDPDLRRVLAAQSEHPVDHVPAAVVLAGGEAIAAALSQKAHYIVDAISDADLMEIGRAAKSVRLLSGGSGIAKGLPANFNYQTGRPSWQAIRGPGVVLSGSCSRATQAQVAEYRKSAPAMKIEVEEAVNGAVDLAAIADWVITQDRPPLIYSSADADEVRAAQEAFGGAVAAAAIENVFSQLAFEMSARGLVRLVVAGGETSGAVVAGLGAHELTIGPRAAAGVPLVRHAGMALALKSGNFGGPKFFSETLAAMEADG, encoded by the coding sequence ATGAAAATAGGCGTGATCGCAGATGATTTTACTGGCGGTTCCGACATCGCTCTTACCTTGGCCGAGGCCGGGATGCCGGTGGTGCTCTATGCCGGGGTGCCGGGCACTCCGGCTGATCCACACCTCGGCGCCGGAGTGGTGGCGTTAAAGTCGCGAACGGCCCCGGTGGAGGAGGCGGTTGAACAGTCACTGGCTGCTTGTGATTGGTTGCTGGCACAGGGGGCGACGCAGATCATCCTCAAAGTATGTTCGACGTTTGATAGCACGCCTGCCGGTAACATCGGCCCGGTGCTTGACGCGCTGGCCAAGCGATTGGGGACTGAAATGTCTATTGTCTGCCCGGCGTTTCCGGAAAATGGGCGCAGCGTGTATCAGGGGCATCTCTTTGTCGGTGACCGGCTTTTGAATGAAAGCGGGATGGAAGATCACCCATTGACGCCAATGACCGACCCGGACCTGCGCAGGGTTCTGGCTGCGCAGAGTGAGCACCCTGTAGACCATGTGCCAGCAGCAGTTGTTCTTGCGGGCGGTGAAGCCATTGCTGCGGCGCTCTCACAAAAGGCTCACTATATCGTTGATGCGATTAGCGATGCCGATTTGATGGAGATTGGCAGGGCCGCAAAAAGTGTGAGGTTGCTTTCTGGCGGGTCGGGCATTGCCAAAGGGTTGCCTGCAAATTTCAACTACCAGACCGGTCGGCCATCATGGCAGGCTATTCGCGGCCCAGGTGTGGTTTTGTCTGGCTCTTGCAGCAGGGCGACACAGGCGCAAGTGGCCGAGTATCGCAAGAGCGCACCTGCAATGAAGATTGAGGTCGAAGAGGCCGTGAACGGCGCAGTAGACTTGGCAGCGATAGCCGACTGGGTGATCACGCAGGATCGCCCGCCGTTGATTTATTCGTCTGCCGATGCCGATGAGGTTCGCGCAGCACAGGAGGCGTTCGGTGGCGCGGTTGCGGCGGCTGCGATCGAAAACGTTTTTTCCCAGCTGGCGTTTGAAATGTCGGCACGGGGCCTTGTTCGGTTGGTCGTCGCGGGTGGCGAAACATCAGGTGCCGTGGTTGCAGGGCTCGGTGCCCATGAGTTAACGATTGGCCCGCGGGCCGCAGCCGGTGTGCCATTGGTGCGACACGCGGGCATGGCGCTGGCGCTGAAATCGGGTAACTTTGGCGGGCCGAAGTTCTTTTCCGAGACGCTGGCGGCGATGGAGGCCGATGGATGA
- a CDS encoding N-acyl homoserine lactonase family protein, with protein sequence MSDWQVYAIKYADRNARTRSDSFLFDDNHDAPHAMDYYIWLLRNGNDVILVDTGYDSDEAALRGRPIRLDPVAALAPFGVAPEDVSKVIVTHLHYDHAGGLHLFPNATLHMQSAEMAFATGPCMCHDRLRMPYTAGHICEAIKRLYSGKVVFYDGDAEISEGVTVHCIGGHSRGLQCVRVRTRAGWMVLASDAAHFYENVFSRKPFPIVVDLQNMMDGFDRLEKLASRRSLIIPGHDPLVRAYFPEAMAPHIYRLDGGPDKDAAQ encoded by the coding sequence ATGAGCGATTGGCAGGTCTATGCCATTAAATACGCCGACCGGAATGCCCGAACGCGGTCGGATAGTTTTTTGTTTGATGACAATCACGATGCCCCGCACGCCATGGATTACTATATTTGGCTGCTGCGCAACGGCAATGACGTGATCCTTGTCGATACCGGTTATGACAGCGACGAGGCGGCGCTGCGCGGGCGACCGATCCGGCTTGATCCGGTTGCCGCGCTGGCGCCATTTGGGGTTGCTCCGGAAGATGTGTCAAAGGTGATCGTCACACATCTACACTATGATCATGCGGGCGGTTTGCACCTGTTTCCCAACGCCACGCTGCACATGCAATCGGCTGAAATGGCCTTTGCCACCGGGCCGTGCATGTGTCACGATAGGTTGCGCATGCCCTATACGGCGGGGCATATTTGTGAGGCGATCAAGCGGCTGTATTCCGGCAAGGTCGTTTTTTATGATGGCGATGCAGAGATTTCCGAAGGCGTTACGGTGCATTGCATAGGCGGTCATAGCCGGGGATTGCAGTGTGTGCGGGTGCGCACACGGGCGGGTTGGATGGTGTTGGCTTCTGATGCGGCGCATTTTTATGAAAACGTTTTCTCTCGCAAACCGTTTCCCATAGTCGTGGACCTACAGAACATGATGGATGGGTTTGATCGACTTGAAAAGCTTGCTTCGAGAAGGTCGTTGATCATACCGGGCCATGACCCTTTGGTCCGGGCGTATTTCCCCGAGGCAATGGCACCACATATTTACCGTCTCGATGGTGGGCCTGACAAGGATGCTGCCCAATGA
- a CDS encoding antibiotic biosynthesis monooxygenase, whose amino-acid sequence MYAVVVVFQIKEGRMAEFVPAVVENARTSLTAEEGCLRFDVCTDESRASEVLLYELYANQTAFDIHLKSAHFKAFDHAVARMVESKDVRTYHEVVS is encoded by the coding sequence ATGTATGCAGTGGTTGTCGTGTTTCAGATCAAGGAGGGGCGCATGGCGGAGTTTGTGCCAGCCGTCGTCGAAAACGCGCGCACCTCATTGACCGCCGAAGAGGGGTGCCTTCGGTTTGACGTTTGCACGGATGAGTCGCGTGCCAGTGAGGTTTTGTTGTACGAGCTTTATGCAAATCAAACGGCGTTTGATATCCATCTAAAGAGTGCGCATTTCAAGGCGTTCGATCACGCGGTTGCGCGCATGGTCGAAAGCAAGGACGTCCGCACATATCATGAGGTTGTTTCATGA
- a CDS encoding TRAP transporter large permease subunit, with translation MPVLILGGIFSGLVTPTEAAALAVVYGLFVTIVIYRDFKLRDLPSLMIDAFVTSAVVMVVIGATTVLGWMITLEQLPQVLVAFVQDLSSSPWVFLLLVNVVMLILGLVLDPVPAILLTAPLFLPTAQTFGVDPVHLGVIMTCNVAVGLFTPPVGATLYVASRISGDGVLAIARSMAPLYIAALCALLLVTYVPAVSMTMVEIFR, from the coding sequence ATGCCCGTTTTGATCCTTGGCGGTATCTTTAGCGGGTTGGTGACGCCGACCGAGGCTGCGGCCCTTGCCGTGGTTTATGGTCTGTTCGTGACGATTGTCATTTACCGAGATTTTAAGTTGCGCGATCTGCCGTCGCTTATGATTGATGCGTTTGTGACGTCGGCGGTGGTGATGGTTGTGATCGGTGCGACGACTGTTTTGGGGTGGATGATCACATTGGAACAGCTCCCGCAGGTATTGGTCGCGTTTGTGCAGGACCTTTCGAGCAGTCCTTGGGTGTTCTTGCTTTTGGTCAACGTCGTGATGTTGATCCTTGGTCTGGTGCTTGATCCCGTGCCCGCGATTTTGCTGACTGCGCCGCTGTTCTTGCCGACGGCGCAGACCTTTGGGGTCGATCCTGTTCACCTTGGGGTCATTATGACCTGTAATGTCGCTGTGGGGCTGTTCACGCCGCCAGTTGGCGCAACGCTTTATGTCGCGTCGCGCATTTCGGGCGATGGGGTGTTGGCCATCGCACGGTCGATGGCTCCGCTCTATATTGCGGCATTGTGTGCATTGCTTCTGGTGACCTATGTTCCGGCAGTGTCCATGACCATGGTCGAGATTTTTCGTTAG
- a CDS encoding TRAP transporter large permease subunit yields the protein MILLFIVAVFLVTVFIGVPLVWAILLTAILPIFVFDLSGYPLQAVYLNFIGGVEPNHFLAIPLFIVAGELMSRGGVGLRIIGFARAAFGFMPGGLGMVVVGASMIFGGISGSAIADSAAIGSVMIKNMAKEGYHRPFAAGLVAASGTIGIIIPPSIPMLIYGFVGNVSVADLFLAGMVPGLIFGLFFMGVCYWVGKSSGCDPGGGRQRVRSSGARLWAPPRRCLCPF from the coding sequence ATGATTTTGCTGTTTATCGTTGCCGTTTTCCTGGTGACAGTTTTCATCGGCGTGCCGCTGGTCTGGGCGATCCTGCTGACCGCGATCCTGCCGATCTTTGTTTTTGATTTGTCAGGCTATCCGCTACAGGCGGTTTATCTGAACTTTATCGGCGGGGTGGAGCCGAACCATTTCCTTGCCATACCGCTCTTTATTGTTGCGGGTGAATTGATGTCGCGCGGCGGTGTTGGATTGCGCATCATTGGGTTCGCTCGCGCGGCGTTTGGCTTTATGCCCGGCGGCCTTGGCATGGTCGTGGTGGGGGCTTCGATGATCTTTGGCGGGATTTCAGGCTCGGCGATTGCCGATTCCGCCGCCATCGGGTCGGTTATGATCAAGAATATGGCGAAGGAGGGGTATCACCGCCCGTTTGCAGCGGGGCTTGTCGCCGCCTCCGGCACCATTGGCATCATCATTCCGCCCTCGATCCCGATGCTGATTTACGGCTTTGTCGGCAATGTTTCGGTCGCCGACTTGTTTCTTGCGGGGATGGTTCCCGGTCTGATATTTGGGCTGTTTTTTATGGGCGTGTGCTATTGGGTCGGGAAATCATCCGGCTGTGATCCGGGGGGAGGACGACAACGCGTGAGGAGCTCTGGAGCTCGTTTGTGGGCACCGCCCCGGCGTTGTTTATGCCCGTTTTGA
- a CDS encoding TRAP transporter small permease subunit has protein sequence MDYRSQYPLPLRALSFVIDLCLVLGGVSIVSLVFVNALLRGAAGFDLAWSLEVTAFLLLWTTFLGAAAAMARGAHMRVSEIVESLVPPRGQVWLALVIDLVILAMLASLIWYGTSIASHSWAQKTTVLYWPVGLLYAAMPAGMTCALAFHLFNLVHDWRNPKDWAMDNTGGGAAP, from the coding sequence ATGGATTACCGGTCGCAATATCCGCTACCGCTGCGCGCGCTTAGCTTTGTCATCGACCTATGTCTGGTGCTGGGTGGCGTGAGTATTGTGTCGCTTGTTTTTGTCAACGCGCTGCTGCGGGGCGCGGCGGGTTTTGATCTTGCTTGGTCGCTTGAGGTCACGGCGTTCCTGTTGCTTTGGACAACGTTTCTTGGGGCTGCGGCCGCTATGGCGCGGGGTGCGCATATGCGGGTGAGCGAGATCGTCGAAAGTCTTGTTCCGCCACGCGGGCAGGTTTGGCTGGCATTGGTGATTGATTTGGTCATTCTTGCCATGCTGGCTTCGCTGATCTGGTACGGGACGTCGATTGCAAGCCACAGTTGGGCGCAGAAAACCACCGTGCTCTACTGGCCTGTCGGCTTGCTATATGCGGCGATGCCGGCGGGGATGACATGCGCCTTGGCCTTTCATCTGTTCAATCTGGTCCATGATTGGCGCAATCCCAAGGATTGGGCGATGGACAATACCGGCGGCGGTGCCGCGCCATGA